A single window of Oncorhynchus keta strain PuntledgeMale-10-30-2019 chromosome 34, Oket_V2, whole genome shotgun sequence DNA harbors:
- the LOC118367688 gene encoding synaptotagmin-11-like, translated as MAEITELRPAYDMSPVLAGFIGAAALVVAVVILVLLWSFCQRRHLRVMGRYKLHGDQYCDSAEDPPYKFIHMLKGISIYPESLSSSKRIVRVARRAGWQGERDRERGGGRGMVLVDAENNILDAPTHLQMSHLVPPAGQPRMEAALPVRADYCCLDSSATSSENSSKTVSPFTPASSDPESEPETSLGSLSLALDYNFPKKALVVTIVGAHGLPAVDEQGNSSDPYVKMTILPEKKHRVKTRVLRKTLEPVFDETFTFYGVAYSSLPELTLHFLVLSFDRFARDDVIGEVVVPLTELEPSTGRVHITQQISKRNMQCESRGELLVSLSYQPVSHRLSVVVLKAKHLPKMDISGLSGNPYVKVNVFYGRKRIAKKKTHVKKCTLNPVFNESFIYDVPPELLPEISVEFVVVDFDRTTKNEVVGRLPLGLHSPCPSGAAHWREVCENPRRQISKWHNLSEY; from the exons ACATGTCACCGGTGCTGGCTGGTTTTATCGGTGCAGCGGCTCTGGTGGTTGCCGTGGTGATCCTGGTTCTCCTGTGGTCCTTCTGCCAGCGTCGACACCTCCGGGTGATGGGCCGGTACAAGCTCCATGGTGATCAGTACTGTGACTCTGCTGAAGACCCGCCCTACAAGTTCATCCACATGCTGAAGGGCATCAGTATCTACCCAGAGTCCCTCAGCAGCAGCAAGAGGATAGTACGGGTGGCCAGGCGTGCTGGGtggcaaggggagagagacagagagaggggtggcggCCGCGGGATGGTCCTGGTGGATGCTGAGAACAACATCCTGGATGCTCCTACCCATCTCCAGATGAGCCACCTGGTGCCCCCTGCTGGCCAGCCCAGAATGGAGGCGGCACTGCCCGTCAGGGCCGACTACTGCTGCCTGGATAGCTCAGCTACCAGTAGCGAGAACAGCAGCAAGACCGTTTCACCTTTCACCCCCGCGTCCTCCGACCCAGAATCAGAGCCTGAAACCAGCCTGGGCTCCCTCAGCCTGGCTTTAGACTACAACTTCCCCAAGAAAGCCTTGGTGGTGACCATCGTTGGAGCCCATGGCCTGCCTGCAGTTGACGAACAGGGGAACAGCTCCGACCCCTACGTGAAGATGACCATCCTCCCTGAGAAGAAGCACCGGGTGAAGACCAGGGTCCTGAGGAAGACACTGGAGCCGGTGTTTGACGAGACATTCACGTTCTATGGCGTGGCCTACAGTTCGTTGCCCGAGCTCACGCTGCACTTCCTGGTGCTCAGCTTCGACCGCTTCGCCCGAGATGATGTCATAGGAGAGGTGGTGGTCCCGCTGACAGAGTTGGAACCCAGCACGGGGCGGGTGCACATCACCCAGCAAATCAGCAAGAGGAACATGCAG TGCGAGAGCCGTGGGGAGCTGTTGGTGTCTCTGTCCTACCAACCTGTCTCCCACCGCCTCAGTGTGGTGGTGCTGAAGGCCAAACACCTGCCCAAGATGGACATCTCTGGCCTGTCTGGAA ACCCATATGTGAAGGTCAATGTGTTCTACGGACGCAAGCGCATCGCCAAGAAAAAGACGCACGTGAAGAAGTGCACGTTAAACCCCGTCTTCAACGAGTCCTTCATCTACGACGTGCCCCCCGAGCTGCTCCCTGAGATCTCCGTGGAGTTTGTGGTGGTCGACTTTGACCGTACCACTAAGAACGAGGTGGTGGGGCGCCTGCCCCTCGGCCTGCACAGCCCCTGTCCCTCTGGCGCCGCCCACTGGCGGGAAGTCTGCGAAAACCCCCGTCGGCAGATCTCAAAGTGGCACAACCTCAGTGAATACTAG